From a region of the Flavobacterium branchiarum genome:
- a CDS encoding T9SS type A sorting domain-containing protein, giving the protein MKKLLLFLTISLASIQVWAQQVAINEATGWLESAYVKWQPVANAQSYNVYYTGMGITDQKIDNQLIRSYGTYFRADIPGIKAGSYTIKVKPVIAGTEGSGSTTNSVTVKAHDRAGFAFSNNRVPGAYNADGTPKNGAVIVYITENTKNNVSLAVTGATPSPSVGLQSILDGYKKGKDLRPLIIRMIGQITDLDYMLAGDIVIENNNVASSYITVEGIGDDAVADGWGIRIKNASNIEIRNLGTMNCDSGEGDNIGLQQNNDYVWVHNCDFFYGNAGSDADQIKGDGALDSKKSNYVTFSYNHFWDSGKSNLLGLSEGANPGYVTYHHNWYNHSDSRHPRVRYYSAHIYNNYYDGNSKYGSGATLGSSLFMEANYFRNTKNPMLTSMQGTDIWSSVKQANDAANQGTFSNEAGGSIKAFNNILDASVGTNSMRFVAYADPNPLYNIAGKINSTTDFDAYVALTRNEQVPSTVKSSAGGNVYNNFDTNVAIMYSYTPDSPQDARTNVMQYAGRVNGGDFKFTFDNAVDDASYTVNTPLKNALTTYKTALKAIQGEQTTPTSSQTLIATTNNTNQDVTENTAIQSIVLTWGGDATDVTVTGLPASGINVAKNTSARTITISGTPSANVSYSATTIGASGTPATLTGKITVLPTGTGTGTQIHNFTTSIKESSFYNITGNMNSTAGSVTYSGLTLTARLKLETNTNIVYTTTNETTLTLVFDSSFSGKVKINGINYTASAGIINITVPAGNNTITKGDTANLFYISTEYKTTLRVDNNSIQTKKMILYPNPVTDYLHITNSDQNIENVTIYNMTGSQVKRTEKGIETIDMSTLTSGTYLVKVQTTEGVTNQIIIKK; this is encoded by the coding sequence ATGAAAAAACTTTTACTTTTTTTGACAATTTCACTTGCCTCTATTCAAGTATGGGCACAACAAGTTGCAATAAATGAAGCAACAGGCTGGCTTGAATCAGCCTATGTAAAATGGCAACCTGTAGCAAATGCTCAAAGTTATAATGTGTACTATACTGGTATGGGGATAACGGATCAAAAAATAGACAATCAACTTATTCGCAGCTACGGAACCTATTTCCGCGCAGACATACCTGGGATCAAAGCAGGTTCCTACACTATAAAAGTAAAACCAGTTATTGCTGGCACAGAAGGAAGTGGATCAACTACAAATTCTGTCACTGTAAAAGCCCACGATCGGGCAGGATTTGCTTTCTCAAACAATCGCGTGCCTGGTGCGTACAACGCAGACGGAACTCCAAAGAATGGAGCTGTTATTGTATATATAACCGAAAATACTAAAAATAACGTTTCGTTAGCAGTAACAGGAGCAACTCCAAGTCCTTCGGTAGGCTTGCAATCCATATTAGATGGATATAAAAAAGGCAAAGACTTGCGCCCTTTAATTATTCGTATGATAGGACAAATAACAGATTTAGATTATATGCTAGCTGGTGATATCGTAATCGAAAATAACAATGTAGCCTCTTCATATATTACCGTAGAAGGAATTGGTGATGATGCTGTTGCTGACGGATGGGGAATCCGAATCAAAAATGCATCAAATATTGAGATTCGCAACTTAGGTACGATGAACTGTGACAGTGGTGAAGGTGATAATATCGGTCTCCAACAAAACAATGATTACGTTTGGGTCCACAATTGCGATTTCTTTTACGGAAATGCGGGTAGCGATGCCGATCAGATAAAAGGGGATGGTGCATTAGATAGTAAAAAATCAAATTACGTTACCTTCTCATACAATCACTTTTGGGATAGCGGAAAATCGAACCTATTAGGCTTAAGCGAAGGTGCTAATCCGGGATATGTTACCTATCACCACAATTGGTACAACCATTCTGACTCACGTCATCCACGCGTACGCTATTATTCCGCTCATATCTATAACAACTATTATGATGGTAATTCAAAATATGGATCAGGAGCAACTTTAGGATCTTCTTTGTTTATGGAAGCAAATTACTTCCGAAACACAAAAAATCCTATGTTAACGTCTATGCAAGGAACAGATATTTGGAGTAGCGTTAAACAGGCAAACGATGCCGCTAACCAAGGTACCTTCTCCAATGAAGCTGGTGGATCAATAAAAGCATTTAATAATATCTTAGATGCATCTGTCGGAACTAACTCAATGCGTTTTGTAGCATATGCCGATCCAAATCCGTTGTACAATATTGCTGGTAAAATTAACTCCACGACAGATTTCGATGCCTATGTAGCTTTAACAAGAAACGAACAAGTGCCTTCAACAGTTAAATCTAGTGCTGGTGGAAACGTTTACAACAACTTCGATACAAATGTAGCAATAATGTACTCGTATACGCCAGATAGCCCACAAGATGCAAGAACTAATGTAATGCAATATGCTGGTCGTGTAAACGGTGGTGACTTTAAATTTACTTTTGATAATGCAGTAGATGACGCTTCATATACCGTAAATACACCATTAAAAAATGCATTAACAACATATAAAACTGCATTAAAAGCAATTCAAGGAGAACAAACAACGCCAACTAGCAGTCAAACATTAATTGCAACAACAAATAATACAAACCAAGACGTAACAGAAAACACTGCAATTCAATCAATTGTTTTAACTTGGGGAGGCGATGCAACTGATGTAACCGTAACTGGATTACCAGCATCTGGAATTAACGTAGCAAAGAACACTTCTGCAAGAACCATCACTATCTCAGGTACACCTTCTGCAAACGTATCCTATTCAGCTACTACAATTGGTGCTTCAGGAACGCCAGCAACATTAACTGGAAAAATAACAGTGTTACCTACAGGAACGGGAACAGGAACTCAAATACACAACTTTACAACTTCTATCAAAGAAAGTTCTTTCTACAACATAACAGGTAACATGAATTCTACAGCAGGATCTGTAACCTATTCTGGTTTAACATTAACTGCACGTTTAAAACTAGAAACAAACACAAATATAGTTTACACAACAACTAATGAGACTACATTGACATTAGTATTCGACAGCTCTTTCTCAGGAAAAGTAAAAATAAACGGTATTAACTATACTGCAAGTGCAGGAATAATTAACATCACGGTTCCAGCTGGAAACAATACAATTACGAAAGGTGACACAGCAAACTTATTCTATATAAGCACCGAATACAAAACTACATTACGAGTTGATAACAACAGTATTCAAACTAAAAAAATGATCTTGTATCCAAATCCAGTAACAGACTACTTGCATATAACGAATTCAGATCAAAATATTGAAAACGTAACAATTTACAATATGACAGGTTCACAAGTTAAAAGAACTGAAAAAGGGATTGAAACTATAGATATGAGTACGTTAACTTCTGGAACTTACTTAGTAAAAGTTCAAACAACTGAAGGTGTTACAAATCAAATAATCATCAAAAAATAA
- a CDS encoding PAS domain-containing protein, translating to MFNLDTYDAAIAKYHRDIKSNIVPIISWDFHNVSIDDLKNNYSDWQKVSHIANHYNWDNSEFDVLERLKEEVVVITDTKLNIVFASNRIFNMTGYREDEVVGKSPKMFQGRETSSVVKEEIKLAIQSQEAFEKTLLNYKKNGETYLCTICGFPVFDTKGKLIHFIAFEKAA from the coding sequence ATGTTTAATTTGGATACATATGACGCTGCAATTGCAAAATATCACCGCGATATAAAAAGCAATATTGTCCCTATAATTTCTTGGGACTTTCATAATGTGTCTATAGATGATCTAAAAAATAATTATTCTGATTGGCAAAAAGTGAGTCATATTGCAAATCACTACAATTGGGATAATTCTGAATTTGATGTTTTAGAACGTTTGAAAGAGGAAGTTGTGGTAATCACAGACACGAAATTAAACATCGTTTTTGCTTCTAATCGTATTTTTAATATGACAGGTTACAGAGAGGATGAAGTAGTGGGTAAATCGCCTAAAATGTTTCAAGGTCGAGAGACTTCATCTGTTGTTAAAGAAGAAATTAAATTGGCTATACAATCTCAAGAAGCTTTTGAAAAAACCCTTCTGAATTATAAGAAAAACGGAGAGACCTATTTATGTACAATATGTGGTTTTCCAGTTTTTGATACTAAAGGAAAGTTGATACACTTTATAGCTTTTGAAAAAGCAGCATAA
- the dinB gene encoding DNA polymerase IV, whose protein sequence is MSEVPTYRKIIHIDMDAFYASVEQMDNPDLRGKPIAVGGSENRGVVAAASYEARKFGVRSAISGMQAKRNCPQLIFVRPRFDRYKEISNKIHKIFHEYTDLVEPLSLDEAYLDVTINKKGNPSASLLAEEIRLRIFNEVGLTASAGISVNKFVAKIASDYNKPNGQKTVNPDEVIAFLEELPIRKFYGVGKVTTEKMYQLGVFTGTDLKSKSLEFLEKHFGKSGAFYYHVVRGIHNSEVKSNRITKSVAAEHTFDVNLSSEIFMMEQLERIASSLERRLQKHKISGKTVTLKIKYSDFTQQTRSKTLPYFIADKNLILETVRELLYQERMKDSVRLLGISLSNLNTEVKKAIVVQLKFSF, encoded by the coding sequence ATGTCTGAGGTACCTACATATCGAAAAATTATCCATATTGATATGGATGCATTTTATGCTTCGGTAGAACAAATGGATAATCCAGATTTACGCGGTAAACCTATAGCTGTTGGTGGTTCTGAGAATCGTGGTGTTGTTGCAGCAGCAAGTTATGAAGCCCGTAAATTCGGAGTTCGTAGTGCCATAAGTGGTATGCAAGCAAAACGCAATTGTCCACAACTTATTTTTGTTCGACCCCGTTTTGATCGATATAAAGAGATCTCTAATAAAATTCATAAAATTTTTCATGAATATACTGACTTGGTTGAGCCACTTTCGCTTGACGAAGCCTATCTAGATGTAACAATTAACAAAAAAGGAAATCCAAGTGCGAGCTTATTGGCAGAAGAAATTAGATTGCGAATTTTTAATGAAGTTGGGTTAACCGCTTCAGCAGGAATTTCTGTCAATAAGTTTGTAGCTAAAATTGCGAGTGATTACAATAAACCCAACGGTCAAAAAACAGTAAATCCCGATGAGGTAATTGCTTTTTTGGAAGAGTTGCCAATTCGGAAGTTTTATGGAGTAGGGAAGGTAACTACCGAAAAAATGTATCAGTTGGGTGTTTTTACTGGAACAGATTTGAAGAGTAAAAGCTTAGAGTTTCTAGAGAAGCATTTCGGAAAATCAGGTGCGTTTTATTATCATGTTGTACGTGGTATTCATAATAGCGAAGTGAAATCCAATAGAATTACAAAATCGGTGGCTGCAGAACATACTTTTGATGTCAATCTGTCTTCAGAGATTTTTATGATGGAGCAACTAGAACGAATTGCTAGTTCTTTAGAGAGACGTTTGCAGAAGCACAAGATTTCTGGTAAAACGGTTACTCTTAAAATAAAGTATAGTGATTTTACACAACAAACTCGAAGTAAAACGTTACCTTATTTCATAGCAGATAAAAACTTGATTCTTGAAACCGTACGGGAGCTACTCTATCAAGAGAGAATGAAAGATTCAGTTCGATTACTTGGTATCTCATTAAGCAATCTTAATACCGAAGTTAAGAAAGCAATCGTTGTTCAGCTTAAGTTTAGCTTTTGA
- a CDS encoding DUF6646 family protein, with protein sequence MKKIITLAFLLVFGLTQAQQAFSGKGDTKVNIGANIQDGGTGIQGSIDFGLGENFSVGVVSSYLLDVKQYDILGSTIKPEFKDRFDAKVRMNANLGSVINVDEKLDVYPGLSLGLRNFGGHVGGRYFFTEGFGVFTELGFPIAKYGNNDRLFDHLNNQFTFSLGASFSL encoded by the coding sequence ATGAAAAAGATTATTACACTTGCATTTTTATTAGTATTTGGTTTAACCCAAGCACAACAAGCATTTAGCGGAAAAGGCGACACTAAAGTTAACATCGGTGCAAACATTCAAGATGGTGGTACTGGTATTCAAGGTTCTATAGATTTTGGTCTAGGAGAAAATTTCTCTGTTGGAGTTGTAAGTAGCTATTTATTAGACGTAAAACAATATGATATTCTTGGTTCAACAATAAAGCCAGAATTTAAAGATCGTTTTGATGCAAAAGTTAGAATGAACGCAAACTTAGGTAGCGTTATAAATGTTGATGAAAAACTAGATGTTTATCCAGGTTTAAGCCTTGGATTAAGAAATTTTGGTGGTCATGTTGGTGGTCGTTATTTCTTTACAGAAGGTTTTGGAGTATTTACTGAACTAGGATTTCCAATCGCAAAATATGGTAACAACGATAGATTATTTGATCATTTAAATAATCAATTTACTTTTAGCTTAGGAGCTTCATTCAGTTTATAG
- a CDS encoding metallophosphoesterase family protein, with the protein MRTFVIGDIHGGLIALKQVLERAAVTNKDTLIFLGDYVDGWSQSPQVIDFLIELKQKQNCICIRGNHDDLLQQWMRDGKDNELWHHHGGESTVLAYESISETHKQIHVSFLESLQGYYLDSENRLFIHAGFTNLRGVTYEYSFESFFWDRTLWETAMALDPNMETDSLLYPKRLKLYKEIFIGHTPVTRIHETVPIQKANVWNVDTGAAFTGRLTILDIDSKEFWQSDPLNELYFDEKGRN; encoded by the coding sequence ATGAGAACATTCGTTATTGGAGACATACACGGTGGCTTAATTGCTTTGAAACAAGTACTCGAAAGAGCTGCTGTAACAAACAAAGACACCTTAATTTTCTTGGGTGATTATGTTGATGGCTGGAGTCAATCGCCACAAGTGATTGATTTTTTAATTGAACTAAAACAAAAACAAAACTGTATTTGTATCCGAGGTAATCACGACGACTTACTACAACAATGGATGAGAGATGGCAAGGACAATGAATTATGGCATCATCATGGTGGTGAATCAACTGTTCTTGCATACGAGTCGATTTCAGAAACTCACAAACAAATACATGTATCTTTCCTAGAATCATTACAAGGCTATTACCTAGATTCTGAAAATAGATTATTTATTCATGCCGGTTTTACTAATTTAAGAGGTGTGACGTATGAATATTCATTCGAATCTTTTTTTTGGGACAGAACATTATGGGAAACGGCTATGGCCTTAGATCCAAATATGGAAACGGACTCGCTACTCTACCCAAAAAGATTAAAACTGTATAAAGAAATCTTTATTGGTCATACTCCAGTTACTAGAATTCACGAAACAGTTCCAATACAAAAAGCTAATGTTTGGAACGTTGATACCGGAGCTGCTTTTACAGGAAGATTAACGATACTAGATATTGACAGTAAAGAATTCTGGCAGAGTGATCCGCTAAACGAATTGTATTTTGACGAAAAAGGTAGGAATTGA
- a CDS encoding 3-hydroxyanthranilate 3,4-dioxygenase: MAIAKPFNLTKWIDDNRHLLKPPVGNKNLYVESGDYIVMVVAGPNARKDYHYNETEELFYQLEGSIKVIIQEDGERKEMDLHAGDMYLHPAHVPHSPVRSEGSIGLVIERKRVGKGLKDGLLWYCDTCNQKLYEVFFELHNIEKDFLPHFEHFYNSKVLRTCTNCGTVMESDPRFVAKK, from the coding sequence ATGGCTATAGCAAAACCTTTCAATCTTACTAAATGGATTGATGATAATCGTCACTTACTAAAACCACCTGTTGGTAATAAGAATTTATATGTCGAATCAGGCGATTATATCGTAATGGTTGTTGCAGGACCAAATGCCCGCAAAGATTATCATTATAACGAAACAGAAGAATTGTTTTATCAACTTGAAGGTAGCATAAAAGTTATTATTCAAGAAGATGGAGAACGTAAGGAAATGGATTTGCATGCCGGAGATATGTATCTTCATCCTGCTCATGTACCTCATTCTCCGGTACGTTCTGAAGGATCTATAGGTTTGGTAATCGAAAGAAAACGAGTTGGCAAAGGACTTAAAGATGGATTGCTTTGGTATTGTGATACTTGTAATCAAAAATTGTATGAAGTGTTTTTTGAACTTCATAATATCGAGAAAGATTTCTTACCTCACTTTGAGCATTTCTACAATTCTAAAGTTTTGAGAACCTGCACAAATTGTGGAACTGTAATGGAATCTGATCCAAGATTTGTTGCTAAAAAATAA
- a CDS encoding CorA family divalent cation transporter, translating to MAKNISEKSFETFNWLDIKGPTEEQLENIAKKFDLEVFPVKDSVEHGHLPKIEKIKNFNFIILRAYTANEYDNNSTVEELSNKVAFFYNEEQLITIHRTPFPFLEEIFKSESKCNSVYELLIHIFKAIVLTYSGPSQWQTDQIDEVEKTIFLKQQNKISLEDLYFQKAETRITKKLLVLTQNVINKIHVPEENSSALEDVKDNLVKLILAYEEAMEDAINLMNTFLSVTAQKNNDVVKLLTVFSAFFLPLTFLVGVYGMNFKYMPELEWKFGYLYAILFMFIMCVFIYIWFKKKNIM from the coding sequence ATGGCTAAAAATATCTCCGAAAAATCATTCGAAACGTTTAATTGGCTTGATATCAAAGGTCCAACAGAAGAGCAATTAGAAAACATTGCCAAAAAGTTTGACTTAGAGGTTTTTCCTGTCAAGGACTCGGTTGAACATGGGCATTTACCTAAAATTGAAAAGATTAAGAATTTTAATTTCATTATTCTAAGGGCATATACAGCAAATGAATATGATAATAATTCTACCGTAGAAGAACTTTCTAATAAGGTAGCTTTTTTCTATAATGAAGAGCAATTAATAACAATTCATCGAACTCCTTTTCCTTTCTTAGAAGAGATTTTTAAATCAGAATCAAAATGTAATTCGGTTTATGAATTGCTAATTCACATTTTTAAAGCTATTGTTTTAACTTACAGTGGACCTTCGCAATGGCAAACAGATCAAATTGATGAAGTAGAGAAAACAATTTTCTTAAAACAGCAAAACAAAATCTCTTTAGAAGATCTTTATTTTCAGAAAGCAGAAACGAGAATTACCAAAAAATTATTAGTGCTTACACAAAATGTTATCAATAAAATTCATGTACCAGAAGAAAATTCATCAGCACTAGAGGATGTAAAAGACAATCTTGTTAAGCTTATATTAGCTTACGAAGAGGCAATGGAGGATGCGATAAATTTAATGAACACATTTTTATCAGTAACTGCTCAGAAAAATAATGATGTGGTTAAACTATTAACTGTTTTTTCTGCTTTTTTCTTGCCCTTAACTTTCTTAGTTGGGGTTTATGGAATGAACTTTAAATATATGCCAGAATTGGAATGGAAATTTGGTTATTTGTATGCAATTCTTTTTATGTTTATCATGTGTGTTTTTATTTATATTTGGTTCAAAAAGAAAAACATTATGTAA
- the amaB gene encoding L-piperidine-6-carboxylate dehydrogenase: MITIAEQFGMKDALAQLGIKAVNEGTSTGINHFSSGDTLDSFSPVDGKLIASVKTSTAEDYEKVMQTATDAFKVFRLMPAPQRGEIVRQFGEKLRQNKEALGKLVSYEMGKSLQEGYGEVQEMIDICDFAVGLSRQLHGLTMHSERPGHRMYEQYHPMGVVGIISAFNFPVAVWSWNTALAWICGDVCVWKPSEKTPLCGIACQNIIAQVIKENNLPEGISCLINGDYKVGELMTNDKRIPLISATGSTRMGKIVAQAVAGRLGKSLLELGGNNAIIVTPDADIKMTVIGAVFGAVGTAGQRCTSTRRLIIHESIYDKVKDAIVSAYKQLRIGNPLDENNHVGPLIDTDAVAMYANALTKVVAEGGKILVEGGVLSGEGYESGCYVKPAIAEAENSFEIVQHETFAPVLYLIKYSGTVENAVDIQNGVAQGLSSAIMTNNLREAEYFLSVVGSDCGIANVNIGTSGAEIGGAFGGEKETGGGRESGSDAWKIYMRRQTNTINYTTSLPLAQGIKFDL; encoded by the coding sequence ATGATAACAATAGCAGAGCAATTCGGAATGAAAGACGCATTGGCGCAATTGGGTATAAAAGCCGTAAACGAAGGGACATCAACTGGAATAAATCATTTTTCTTCAGGAGACACCTTAGATAGTTTTTCGCCAGTAGACGGAAAATTAATTGCATCGGTAAAAACATCAACAGCTGAAGATTATGAAAAAGTAATGCAAACAGCAACAGATGCATTTAAAGTATTTAGACTAATGCCAGCACCACAACGTGGAGAAATTGTGCGTCAGTTTGGTGAAAAATTGCGTCAGAATAAAGAAGCTTTAGGTAAGTTGGTTTCTTATGAAATGGGGAAATCATTACAAGAAGGATATGGAGAAGTTCAAGAGATGATTGATATTTGCGATTTCGCAGTTGGATTATCTCGTCAGCTTCACGGTTTAACAATGCATTCAGAGCGTCCTGGACATCGTATGTATGAGCAATACCATCCAATGGGAGTTGTCGGAATTATTTCGGCATTTAACTTTCCAGTTGCAGTTTGGTCTTGGAATACTGCTTTGGCTTGGATTTGTGGAGACGTTTGTGTGTGGAAACCATCTGAGAAAACACCACTTTGCGGAATAGCTTGCCAAAATATAATTGCTCAGGTAATTAAAGAGAACAACCTTCCAGAAGGAATTTCTTGTTTGATTAACGGAGATTACAAAGTAGGGGAGTTAATGACGAATGATAAACGTATTCCTTTAATTTCGGCTACAGGATCTACTCGTATGGGTAAAATTGTTGCACAAGCAGTTGCGGGACGTTTAGGTAAATCATTATTAGAATTAGGTGGAAACAATGCTATTATTGTTACTCCAGATGCAGACATCAAAATGACTGTTATTGGTGCCGTTTTTGGTGCAGTAGGGACAGCAGGACAGCGCTGTACTTCGACTCGTCGTTTAATTATTCACGAAAGTATTTATGACAAAGTAAAAGATGCGATTGTTTCGGCTTACAAACAGTTACGTATCGGAAATCCTTTAGATGAAAACAATCATGTTGGTCCACTTATCGATACAGATGCAGTAGCAATGTATGCGAATGCTTTAACTAAAGTTGTTGCCGAAGGTGGAAAAATTCTTGTAGAAGGTGGAGTACTTTCTGGTGAAGGTTATGAAAGTGGTTGTTATGTAAAACCAGCTATTGCAGAAGCAGAAAATTCATTTGAAATTGTTCAACATGAGACATTTGCGCCTGTTTTATATTTGATAAAATATAGCGGAACTGTTGAAAATGCTGTTGATATTCAGAATGGTGTTGCTCAAGGTTTATCTTCAGCAATTATGACAAACAATTTACGTGAAGCAGAATATTTCTTATCTGTTGTAGGTTCTGATTGCGGAATTGCAAATGTTAACATAGGAACTTCTGGTGCAGAAATTGGTGGTGCATTTGGTGGTGAGAAAGAAACTGGAGGTGGTCGTGAATCAGGTTCAGATGCTTGGAAAATTTATATGCGTCGTCAAACTAACACAATCAATTACACTACAAGTTTGCCATTGGCTCAAGGAATAAAATTTGATTTGTAA
- a CDS encoding magnesium transporter CorA family protein, protein MITFYKNNNGLFPTENREKNKWTNVVCPTQEETKFLLEELQIPEAFYNDIEDIDERPRIEIENGWFLIILRIPFKSNDAKLPFNTAPLGLMFKDDVFVSLCFHQVEILSDFVLYTQRKKSDVKNHFDLVLRLLLSSSIWFLKYLKQINQRIRLAEDNLEKSIKNEELQALLQIEKCLVFFITSLKGNDVLFHRIKNLKNHKEDFDPVLLEDVEIELRQAEETTNIYSNILTGMMDAYASVISNNLNVIMKRLTSISIILMIPTLVASLYGMNVPNNLQENNYGFVIILLISLVISICGVFLFKKKNMF, encoded by the coding sequence ATGATTACCTTTTACAAAAACAACAACGGTTTGTTTCCAACAGAAAACCGTGAAAAAAACAAATGGACCAATGTAGTTTGTCCAACACAGGAAGAAACTAAGTTTTTACTCGAAGAGTTACAAATCCCTGAAGCATTTTATAACGATATTGAAGATATTGACGAGCGCCCTCGTATCGAAATTGAAAACGGTTGGTTTCTTATCATATTGCGAATTCCTTTTAAAAGTAATGATGCCAAATTGCCTTTCAATACAGCGCCTTTAGGGCTTATGTTTAAAGATGATGTTTTTGTATCGCTATGTTTCCATCAAGTTGAAATTTTATCAGATTTTGTATTATATACGCAACGTAAAAAATCGGATGTAAAGAACCATTTCGACTTAGTTTTAAGATTGCTTTTATCTTCAAGTATTTGGTTCTTAAAATACTTAAAACAAATAAATCAACGTATTCGACTGGCAGAGGATAACCTCGAAAAGTCAATCAAAAATGAAGAATTACAAGCATTGCTTCAAATAGAAAAGTGTTTAGTATTCTTTATTACTTCATTAAAAGGCAACGATGTATTGTTTCATAGAATTAAAAATCTGAAAAACCATAAAGAAGATTTTGATCCCGTTTTACTAGAGGATGTAGAAATCGAGTTAAGACAAGCTGAAGAAACTACTAATATTTACAGTAATATCTTAACCGGTATGATGGATGCTTATGCATCGGTAATTTCGAATAACTTAAATGTTATTATGAAAAGATTGACTTCAATATCTATAATTTTAATGATTCCAACATTGGTAGCAAGTTTATATGGGATGAACGTTCCAAATAACCTTCAGGAAAACAATTATGGTTTTGTTATAATCTTATTGATTTCATTGGTCATATCAATTTGTGGTGTTTTCTTGTTTAAGAAAAAGAACATGTTTTAA
- a CDS encoding endonuclease/exonuclease/phosphatase family protein, with the protein MTAFYAFVFLNLLIVQSSAQTKKYTIHTAAFYNVENLFDTINNANVRDNDWTPKGSRHWTSQRYNKKLENLARVLSEIGTPENPNAPTFIGCAEIENRGVLEDLIKQPKLIDKEYGIIHFDSPDQRGIDVALLYQKKYFKPITYSNIPLIIYKNPTEKNSDTVINSKKRVFTRDQLLVSGFLDGEEISIIVNHWPSRSGGEQRSSPYRELAGALNRKIIDSLQRINSDAKVITMGDFNDGPYNKSIKISLGAKANKNEVNEFGIYNPFENMAKRGMGTIAYRDWWDIFDQILVSQSLIKSDFSSFQFWKAGIFNKSFLIQNSGKYKGYPLRHGSNEVGFSDHLPVYIYLIKEVK; encoded by the coding sequence TTAAACTTATTGATAGTGCAATCTAGTGCACAAACAAAAAAGTATACGATTCATACTGCAGCTTTTTATAATGTTGAAAATCTTTTTGATACCATAAATAATGCTAATGTTCGTGATAATGATTGGACACCAAAAGGATCTCGACATTGGACATCTCAGAGATATAATAAAAAATTAGAGAACCTTGCTAGAGTTTTGTCGGAAATTGGAACGCCAGAAAATCCTAATGCACCTACTTTTATAGGATGTGCCGAAATAGAAAATAGAGGTGTTCTTGAGGATTTAATAAAACAACCTAAATTAATAGATAAGGAATATGGAATTATTCATTTTGATTCGCCCGACCAACGAGGGATAGATGTCGCTCTATTGTATCAGAAAAAATATTTCAAGCCAATTACCTATTCAAATATTCCACTTATCATTTATAAAAACCCCACAGAAAAGAATAGCGATACAGTTATAAATTCAAAGAAACGTGTATTTACTCGAGATCAATTATTAGTGTCTGGGTTTTTAGATGGAGAAGAAATAAGTATTATAGTAAATCACTGGCCGTCTCGTTCAGGCGGAGAACAAAGATCGAGTCCATATCGTGAATTGGCTGGAGCTTTGAATCGTAAAATAATTGATTCCTTACAGCGAATTAATTCTGATGCTAAAGTTATTACAATGGGAGATTTTAATGATGGGCCTTATAACAAAAGTATCAAAATTTCACTTGGAGCTAAGGCAAATAAGAATGAGGTTAATGAATTTGGAATATATAATCCATTTGAGAATATGGCTAAAAGAGGAATGGGAACTATTGCGTATCGCGATTGGTGGGATATTTTTGACCAGATTCTAGTTAGTCAATCTTTGATTAAATCCGATTTTAGTTCCTTTCAATTTTGGAAAGCAGGAATCTTTAATAAATCATTTTTAATACAAAATTCAGGTAAATACAAAGGATATCCGTTGCGTCACGGATCGAATGAGGTTGGTTTTAGCGATCATTTACCGGTTTATATTTACCTTATTAAAGAAGTTAAATAA